Within Oribacterium sp. oral taxon 102, the genomic segment CAAAGTATGGGAAGACCGTCTATGCGGTCGTCTCGAATATGTCCATCGCGATGGAGCGAAGAGATCTCCTGAAGCAGACCGGCTGTATTGTCTGTAACGATCAGGAGGCAGGGCTCCTGTTTTCCGAGAACTATGAGGATCTGGATGGACAGCGGCTCGCTGCCGTCATGAAGGAGAAGGTGAAGCTCGCGAGGATCCCGAAGATGGTGGTGACGATGGGGGAGAAGGGCGCCGTCTATGCGGAGGAAAACGGCGAGTACGGCTTCTGCCCGGCGACGCGGGTCAGTGTCGTGGATACGGCTGGAGCAGGAGATGCCTTCTTCGCGGGAATCGCAATCGGTCTCACCTACGGGAAGACTTTGCGGGAATCCTGCGGGATCGGAACACGGCTCGCCTCCTCTGTCATCAGCACGAAGGAGAATGTCTGCCCGCGTTTCCTGCCGGCGGAGCTGGGACTATGAGAGATTAAGAGATTGTCCCGTGCTCCTGATCCTATACGCCGGCGGCGGACAGCTTTGCGAGCAGCATCGGGATTTCGGGCTCGAAGCATACGCCGCAGCGGCTGTCTCGCCCCTGGCTTTGGCTTGCCTTGATGCAGGAAACGGTGAAGTCTGCGGCGAGCGAGAGTGACTGCCGCAGGGGAAGCCCCTTCGCGAGTGCGCCGACCGTGACGCTGGAGAAGATATCCCCGGTACCGTGATAGCCTGCGCCGCACTTCTCATGGCTGTAGGAGAAGAATTCATGCGAACGGAGATCCAGACCGTACACACCGGTTCGTCCTGCCTCGGCGGAAACGCCGGTCAGGACGATCGCCTGTCTCGTGCCGAGAGGTATGAGCGCCTCCAGGACGTCCCGGAGGTAGTCCTCGTCATAGCTTTCCCGGTATGCTATGCCGGAGAGCAGCGCCGCCTCGGTCAGATTCGGCGCGATGATGTCCGCGGCGGCGCAGAGCTGCGCCATTACAGCAGGAAAGGAGGGGGAGAAGCCGGAATAGAGTCTCCCGTTGTCTGCCATCGCGGGATCCACGAAGCGAAGCGGGGTGTTGTCGGAGAAACAGCGGAAAAAGTCGATCGCGAAGCGAACCTGTGACTCGGAGGCGAGGTAGCCGCTGTAGATCACATCGAAGCGGAGCCCGAGGCTGCTCCAATGCTCGCTGATTTTCGGAAGCGCCGCATCGAGTCTCATACAGTGCGCTCCCGGAAATAGCGTGTGCGTGGAGAGAATTGCGGTTGGGAGCACCGCGGTCTCCGCGCCCATGGCGGAGAGCAGCGGCAGAGCGACGGTGAGGGAGCATTTCCCGAAGCAGGAGAGATCCTGTATGGTGACAACCTTAGGCATGAGATTTCCTTTCCGAGGCTTTTGGGATGGCGTTATTTACGATCCGTATGCCATGGACATGTGGCTTCCCTGATTTAATCCGTGTTTCCCTGAAGAAACACGGAGGGATTCGAGGCAAGGTGTCATTGGCGGATCGCGCTTCTGCAATACAACCATTATAAACGAGCTTCGGAAAGAAGGAAAGGCTCGGAAAATTCTGTCAGCCCATCACAACGCGGACGGACAGCTCCCGCTTCCCGAGGAGGCGTTCGCTCGGGAGCAGATTCCTCTCGAGACATTCTTCGTCAACACAGCGAATTCCTTTCCGTATTTCAAAAACATTCCGGCAATGAAGACGGACTCCGCGATTGATCCCTCGCTCGGTCCTGTGGTCTGGAAGCTCTCACCCGGCGTTTCCGAGGAGCAGTTCAGATTCAGACAGTCGTTCCGGTCGGCTCTCCCGATCAGCGGCAGGCGGTGCGATTCATGCCTATGCCTTCCGCCTGAAAAAATTCATGCTCACCCTCATCCTGATGCTCCCGGAGCAGGTTATGGCGCTTGGCTTCGTGCAGCTCGTCGGCCGGATGAAGCGGGTGGAAAGCGTACTGTCGCTGTCTCTCGTGGAGGCGGCGCGGATCAATGGCGCGGGAGAACTGCATATCTTCAACAGGATCGTGCTGCCGCTGATGAAGCCGGCGGTCGCAGTGCAGGCGATCTTTGCCTTCGTTCCGTTAAGTCATTCGCTGAAACAGAAACGATTGCTGTGAATTTGAAATGAAATTTCGGCGAATTGCAAATAAAAGCATCTGCCATCTGCGCCGCTTTTGTGGTATGATAAATACTATCTTCCTCACGGATCATGGGAATCGCTTAGCTGTCGGACGGGTGCCTTGGGGAAAGAGAGGGAATTTCGGAGAGGGGCTGCGCTTCATGAGGGGGAAGCCCTTGGAGGAGAGAAGATGTCGAAAATCTGCTTCCCGAAGCCGGGAAATTTTGTTTATCCGGTACCGGCGGTGCTGGTCAGCTGCAGAGGGAAAGATGGGCAGAGCAATCTGATTACCGTAGCATGGACGGGCACCGTCTGTTCGGATCCGCCCATGGCGTATATCTCTGTGCGGAAGGAGAGGGCGAGCTATGCGATCTTACGGGAGAGCGGAGAATTCGTTATTAACCTTCCGAGCCGCGCCATGGCGCGAGCCGTGGATTTCTGCGGCTGTACGACGCTGCGCAAGCTGGATAAATGGGAGGCGACAGGACTTCATGAGGGCGAGAGCCGCATGATCTCTGCACCGACCGTGGAAGAAGCGCCGGTCTCCATTGAATGCAGAGTGACGCAGGTGCTTCCGCTGGGCAGTCACGACATGTTCCTCGCGGAGGTCGTGGCGGTGCAGGTGGAGGAACGCTATATGGACAAGAAGGGCGGCTTTCGCATGGAGAAGGTGGATCTCATGGCGTATTCCCATGGAGAATATTATGCACTCGGAGAGCTGCTCGGCAGCTTCGGCTATTCGGTGCGGAAAAGAAAGCGTGAGGAAAAATAAAAAACTATTGCCAGAAACCGGGGAGTCGTGTTAGAATATATTTGTTGCGGATATAGTACATCGGTAGTACATCAGCTTCCCAAGCTGAGGAGGCGGGTCCGACTCCCGTTATCCGCTGTAGGAAAAAGGCTCGGAAATACGTCAGAAACGGCGTAAATCCGAGCTTTTTTGATGCCTTGGTGTGCTCGCTTTAATGGCGTACTCGCCGCTGCATTAGCGCTGCGAAAGCTGCGAAGCAGCGGAGCAGCGCACAGGACTTATAGGATCGGTGGTGCCGAAGCTTTCGGCATGGGGATTTGTGGTGAAGATACCCGTCGGTCAGAAGGGCTCTTCACCATCTGTGTTTAATAATATAGATGTGAGATGGCGAAACGGCTTACAGCCCTGCGCCCGGTCCTACGAGGATAGTGTCTGCGGAGAGCGGAGCGGCGGCTGTGCTCTCCCGTGTCGTTTCAGCGGTGGTGCTTTCAGCGGAAACGTTCTCTGCCGGCGCTGTATCGGTTGGGGGCACTGCCGTCGTTTCGGCTGCGGCTGTTTCGCCGGAGGCGGACGGCGCTGCGAGCGGGGGGAATTTCTTATACTGCTTGCCGTTTCCTCCGGTGACACCCTCTCCGCGGAGTGCGATCAGCTCGGAGACAGTTACGAACTGGTAGCCCTGTGCGGCGAGCTCCGGAATCAGGGTCTTGCAGGCATCTGCCGTGCTCTGATAGAGAGAATGCATCAGGACAATGTCGCCGTCATGCACCTTGCCGCGGATCTCGGAGATAACATGGTCGGCACGGCGGAATTTCCAGTCCTCGGTGTCGATGGACCAGTAGATCATCGGCTTTTTCAGAGCGGTGCGGACATTATCTGAGATATTTCCACCCGGAAGGCGATAGAGGAGCACTTCCTTTCCGGTGATGCTCTGAAGCGTCTCATCCGTTTTGGTGAATTCATTCCGGATATAATCTACGTCCTTTTTATTCATCTTGGTATCATGATCCCAGGAATGATTGGCGATCTCATGACCGTGCTCCGACATCTGCTTCACATGCTCTGCTGCGCTGCCTGTCCGGTTTCCGATGAGGAAAAAGGTAGCTCTGCCGTTGACCTGCTCCAGCGCATCGGTCAGCTGCTGCTCGATTTCCGTCTTGGGGCCGTCGTCGAAGGTGAAGGCGATCATCGGCTTCGTGCTGTCAATATAGCGTCCGCCGGAGAGGATGTGCGTCGGGTCAGAGCTGTCTAGCTCTCCATCTCCTGCACCGGAGGAGGGTGCAGCTGCACTCTCTGCGGGAAGCGTCGCATCCGACTCCGCCGGAACAGCCGCAGCCGCTGCAGTTGCAGCAAGACTCGGAACCTCCTCAGCGAGCTTTCCCTGTGCGGAATTTTCCACAGTCTCTATCGTTTCTTTGCTTCCGCGCTGCGCTTCCCGGCTGGCTTCGATATAGCCGAGGATCCCCGCCGCGGCACGAAAGCTCAGCAAAAGCAGCATAAAAAGGACGAAAAGCAGTATCATGCGGTTCCTGCGGGCAAGCTGCTTCCTTCTTTTTAAATAAGCGCGCTGTGCAGCCCTGCGGCGTTCCTCGTTCGGATTCGGATTTCTTCGTCCCCGGAGAGAGGGAGAGCTGCTGTACCGACCTGTCGTTCCCCGTCCGGAATCGCCCTGCCTCGCTCCGGGATGACTGCTTCGGGGGCGCATACCCTGCGTTTCCCCGCGTGTGGGCTGTATCCGGGGATCTCTTTGCTGTGTTGCTCGTCTGAGATTTTCCATTCCACTTCCTGTCCGGGGAAGACTGGAAAACTTCCCCTTTTAAATCTTTATCAGATAGTATATCATGAAAAAGCGACAAAATAATTTATAATTTTTACCGGTCTAATCATATCATAAAATTCACGGGATTTTTGGATTTAAGGAACTTGTAAGGAAATAAAGAGGAATAGAGGAATGGATAAAAAAGCGATAAACGAGGTCAAAAAATGTTTTAATAAGAACGATTGCCGGATTGACTGGATGCGTGCCTGCTATGTCAATGAAGAGGGGGAGAAGCTGGAGACGCTGCACGATACCTTTTTGGCGTTGCAGGATGAGGAGA encodes:
- a CDS encoding pyridoxamine kinase — protein: MPKVVTIQDLSCFGKCSLTVALPLLSAMGAETAVLPTAILSTHTLFPGAHCMRLDAALPKISEHWSSLGLRFDVIYSGYLASESQVRFAIDFFRCFSDNTPLRFVDPAMADNGRLYSGFSPSFPAVMAQLCAAADIIAPNLTEAALLSGIAYRESYDEDYLRDVLEALIPLGTRQAIVLTGVSAEAGRTGVYGLDLRSHEFFSYSHEKCGAGYHGTGDIFSSVTVGALAKGLPLRQSLSLAADFTVSCIKASQSQGRDSRCGVCFEPEIPMLLAKLSAAGV
- a CDS encoding flavin reductase family protein, whose product is MSKICFPKPGNFVYPVPAVLVSCRGKDGQSNLITVAWTGTVCSDPPMAYISVRKERASYAILRESGEFVINLPSRAMARAVDFCGCTTLRKLDKWEATGLHEGESRMISAPTVEEAPVSIECRVTQVLPLGSHDMFLAEVVAVQVEERYMDKKGGFRMEKVDLMAYSHGEYYALGELLGSFGYSVRKRKREEK
- a CDS encoding polysaccharide deacetylase family protein, translating into MILLFVLFMLLLLSFRAAAGILGYIEASREAQRGSKETIETVENSAQGKLAEEVPSLAATAAAAAVPAESDATLPAESAAAPSSGAGDGELDSSDPTHILSGGRYIDSTKPMIAFTFDDGPKTEIEQQLTDALEQVNGRATFFLIGNRTGSAAEHVKQMSEHGHEIANHSWDHDTKMNKKDVDYIRNEFTKTDETLQSITGKEVLLYRLPGGNISDNVRTALKKPMIYWSIDTEDWKFRRADHVISEIRGKVHDGDIVLMHSLYQSTADACKTLIPELAAQGYQFVTVSELIALRGEGVTGGNGKQYKKFPPLAAPSASGETAAAETTAVPPTDTAPAENVSAESTTAETTRESTAAAPLSADTILVGPGAGL